A DNA window from Pleuronectes platessa chromosome 19, fPlePla1.1, whole genome shotgun sequence contains the following coding sequences:
- the tmem38b gene encoding trimeric intracellular cation channel type B — MDVLWMLRVDELSHALANLPMFPYFDVAHYVVSVMALREQPGALEVSRVSPLACWFSSMLFCFGGAVLSGIMLAEPPIAPLTNSTGVLLASLIWYLVFYCPMDLVYSCTARLPLRLVLSGMKEVTRTWKVLGGVTQAHGKYKDSLLVMIAIGWAKGAGGGLISNFEQLVRGVWKPETNELLKMSYPTKITLIGAVLFTLQQTGYLPLQTHHLMLLYTVFTVVNKTRMMLTGSNISPFAGIESVVYKTLFSGPSPYAALTSEAHKARIDTDTATNMTSSSPAKTKESSGKRAAGKRTPAPPVNGKSESLKAKEKSENGETTNSKKTK; from the exons ATGGACGTGCTGTGGATGCTGCGTGTGGACGAGCTGTCCCACGCCCTGGCGAACTTGCCCATGTTTCCGTACTTTGACGTGGCGCACTACGTCGTGTCCGTCATGGCTCTGAGAGAGCAGCCAG GAGCTCTGGAGGTGTCCAGAGTCAGCCCCCTGGCCTGCTGGTTCAGCTCCATGCTCTTCTGTTTCGGCGGAGCTGTCCTGTCTGGGATCATGCTGGCCGAGCCCCCCATAGCGCCTCTCACCAACAGCACCGGCGTTCTGCTTGCATCGCTCATCTG gtacCTCGTGTTTTACTGTCCCATGGACCTGGTGTACAGCTGCACTGCGCGGCTGCCTCTCAGGCTGGTGCTGTCGGGGATGAAGGAAGTGACCAGGACGTGGAAGGTGCTGGGCGGCGTCACCCAGGCCCACGGCAAATACAAGGACAGCCTTCTCGTCATGATTGCAATCGGCTGGGCCAAAG GCGCTGGAGGTGGTCTGATCAGTAACTTTGAGCAGCTCGTTCGAGGCGTGTGGAAACCAGAGACTAATGAGCTCCTGAAAATGTCTTA CCCCACTAAGATCACCCTGATCGGGGCGGTGCTGTTCACTCTGCAGCAGACCGGCTACCTGCCTCTGCAGACGCACCACCTGATGCTCCTCTACACCGTCTTCACCGTCGTCAACAAG ACAAGGATGATGCTGACCGGGTCCAACATTTCGCCATTTGCTGGCATCGAATCAGTCGTTTACAAGACCCTCTTCTCCGGCCCCTCCCCTTACGCCGCCCTGACTAGCGAGGCGCACAAAGCACGTATCGATACCGATACCGCGACAAACATGACGTCGTCCTCCCCCGCCAAAACCAAAGAGTCCAGTGGGAAGCGAGCAGCAGGGAAACGCACCCCGGCTCCACCGGTCAATGGAAAAAGTGAATCACTGAAAGCCAAAGAGAAATCAGAGAACGGGGAGACGACAAACAGCAAAAAGACGAAATAG